Proteins from one Coffea arabica cultivar ET-39 chromosome 8c, Coffea Arabica ET-39 HiFi, whole genome shotgun sequence genomic window:
- the LOC113707316 gene encoding clathrin interactor EPSIN 1-like isoform X1, with amino-acid sequence MDFMKVIDQTVREIKREVNLKVLKVPEIEQKVLDATDDEPWGPHGTALAEIAQATKKFSECQMVMNVIWTRLAETGKNWRFVYKALAVIEYLVAHGSERAVDDIVEHTFQISSLASFEYVEPSGKDVGINVRKKAETIVTLLNDKDKIQEVRNKAAVNRDKYFGLSSTGITYKSGSASFSSGSFQSGDRYGGIGSTKNGDSFRDSYKDRDRYDEDKFEQSTSVKPRRDSESSQGKTSRKGSSRHGSSKGQETKSADVLRTTKNTDEHDKYASMPQGSSHLTNNDDDEFDDFDPRGTSSAKPSTGTSHQVDLFGQDLLGDFMDAPTPASTEKSTTKADQSDVDLFADATFVSATSPTEAIASSGGQKSVDLFASQPAPSSAVSSTVDFFAAPDPVTVTQSDAKSTNQMTSSAVDPFAAVPLNNFDASDPFGAFAQNPANDSSPSSLNGTPLDKPGSQSNLNGSSVDSKPPPKKDGFQVKSGIWADSLSRGIIDLNIAAPKKVNLADVGIVGLTDGSEEKEKGPPPSFYMGRAMGTGSGLGKSGFPSASSEGDDFFSSLSSQQYQFGGFKK; translated from the exons ATGGATTTCATGAAGGTCATTGACCAAACCGTCCGCGAAAT AAAGAGGGAGGTTAATTTGAAAGTTTTGAAAGTTCCTGAAATCGAGCAGAAG GTGTTGGATGCGACTGATGATGAACCTTGGGGTCCTCATGGTACTGCATTGGCTGAGATTGCACAGGCGACAAAAAAATT CTCCGAGTGTCAGATGGTTATGAATGTTATATGGACAAGATTGGCTGAAACTGGCAAGAATTGGCGTTTCGTTTACAAG GCATTGGCTGTTATAGAGTATTTAGTGGCACATGGATCTGAACGTGCAGTTGATGACATAGTAGAACATACTTTCCAAATTTCA TCTCTTGCAAGTTTCGAGTATGTGGAGCCAAGTGGGAAGGATGTGGGAATTAATGTGAGAAAGAAGGCAGAAACTATTGTGACTCTTTTGAATGACAAAGACAAGATTCAAGAGGTCAGAAATAAAGCTGCTGTCAACCGTGATAA GTACTTTGGCCTTTCATCAACTGGAATTACGTACAAATCAGGCTCTGCATCATTTAGTAGCGGCAGCTTTCAAAGTGGTGATCGCTATGGTGGTATTGGCAGTACAAAAAATGGTGATTCATTTAGGGATAGTTACAAGGATAGAGATAGGTATGATGAAGATAAGTTTGAGCAAAGCACTTCTGTCAAACCACGTCGAGATTCTGAAAGCAGTCAGGGGAAAACCTCAAGAAAGGGTTCTTCTCGTCATGGCAG CAGCAAGGGTCAAGAAACAAAGTCAGCTGATGTGTTAAGGACAACAAAGAACACAGATGAGCATGACAAATATGCTTCAATGCCCCAAGGTTCTAGTCATTTGACGaacaatgatgatgatgaatttgatgattttgatCCTCGAGGgacttctagtgcta AGCCTTCTACTGGCACTTCTCACCAAGTGGATCTATTTGGGCAAGACCTATTAGGTGACTTTATGGATGCTCCAACCCCAGCTTCCACAGAGAAGTCTACCACAAAAGCCGATCAGTCAGATGTTGATTTATTTGCTGATGCTACCTTTGTTTCTGCAACATCCCCTACGGAAGCGATTGCTAGTTCTGGTGGTCAG AAAAGTGTTGATCTATTTGCCTCCCAGCCTGCTCCTTCATCTGCGGTTTCTTCAACTGTTGATTTTTTTGCTGCACCAGATCCAGTCACAGTCACTCAATCTGATGCAAAGTCCACAAACCAGATGACCAGCAGTGCAGTTGACCCATTTGCTGCAGTTCCTCTGAACAATTTTGATGCTTCTGATCCTTTCGGTGCATTTGCCCAAAATCCTGCTAATGATAGCAGCCCTAGCAGCTTAAATGGTACTCCTTTAGATAAGCCTGGCAGTCAAAGCAACTTGAATGGATCTTCTGTCGATAGCAAGCCACCACCGAAGAAGGATGGATTTCAAGTTAAATCTGGAATATGGGCAGATTCTCTGAGTCGTGGTATAATTGATCTCAATATAGCTGCAC CCAAGAAGGTCAACCTAGCAGACGTTGGGATTGTTGGTTTAACTGATGGATCAGAAGAAAAGGAGAAGGGTCCTCCCCCTTCGTTCTACATGGGAAGAGCCATGGGTACGGGATCAGGCCTTGGTAAATCTGGTTTCCCTTCGGCATCATCTGAAGGAGACGATTTTTTCTCCAGCTTGAGCAGCCAACAATATCAATTTGGCGGGTTCAAAAAGTGA
- the LOC113707316 gene encoding clathrin interactor EPSIN 1-like isoform X2: protein MDFMKVIDQTVREIKREVNLKVLKVPEIEQKVLDATDDEPWGPHGTALAEIAQATKKFSECQMVMNVIWTRLAETGKNWRFVYKALAVIEYLVAHGSERAVDDIVEHTFQISSLASFEYVEPSGKDVGINVRKKAETIVTLLNDKDKIQEVRNKAAVNRDKYFGLSSTGITYKSGSASFSSGSFQSGDRYGGIGSTKNGDSFRDSYKDRDRYDEDKFEQSTSVKPRRDSESSQGKTSRKGSSRHGSKGQETKSADVLRTTKNTDEHDKYASMPQGSSHLTNNDDDEFDDFDPRGTSSAKPSTGTSHQVDLFGQDLLGDFMDAPTPASTEKSTTKADQSDVDLFADATFVSATSPTEAIASSGGQKSVDLFASQPAPSSAVSSTVDFFAAPDPVTVTQSDAKSTNQMTSSAVDPFAAVPLNNFDASDPFGAFAQNPANDSSPSSLNGTPLDKPGSQSNLNGSSVDSKPPPKKDGFQVKSGIWADSLSRGIIDLNIAAPKKVNLADVGIVGLTDGSEEKEKGPPPSFYMGRAMGTGSGLGKSGFPSASSEGDDFFSSLSSQQYQFGGFKK, encoded by the exons ATGGATTTCATGAAGGTCATTGACCAAACCGTCCGCGAAAT AAAGAGGGAGGTTAATTTGAAAGTTTTGAAAGTTCCTGAAATCGAGCAGAAG GTGTTGGATGCGACTGATGATGAACCTTGGGGTCCTCATGGTACTGCATTGGCTGAGATTGCACAGGCGACAAAAAAATT CTCCGAGTGTCAGATGGTTATGAATGTTATATGGACAAGATTGGCTGAAACTGGCAAGAATTGGCGTTTCGTTTACAAG GCATTGGCTGTTATAGAGTATTTAGTGGCACATGGATCTGAACGTGCAGTTGATGACATAGTAGAACATACTTTCCAAATTTCA TCTCTTGCAAGTTTCGAGTATGTGGAGCCAAGTGGGAAGGATGTGGGAATTAATGTGAGAAAGAAGGCAGAAACTATTGTGACTCTTTTGAATGACAAAGACAAGATTCAAGAGGTCAGAAATAAAGCTGCTGTCAACCGTGATAA GTACTTTGGCCTTTCATCAACTGGAATTACGTACAAATCAGGCTCTGCATCATTTAGTAGCGGCAGCTTTCAAAGTGGTGATCGCTATGGTGGTATTGGCAGTACAAAAAATGGTGATTCATTTAGGGATAGTTACAAGGATAGAGATAGGTATGATGAAGATAAGTTTGAGCAAAGCACTTCTGTCAAACCACGTCGAGATTCTGAAAGCAGTCAGGGGAAAACCTCAAGAAAGGGTTCTTCTCGTCATGGCAG CAAGGGTCAAGAAACAAAGTCAGCTGATGTGTTAAGGACAACAAAGAACACAGATGAGCATGACAAATATGCTTCAATGCCCCAAGGTTCTAGTCATTTGACGaacaatgatgatgatgaatttgatgattttgatCCTCGAGGgacttctagtgcta AGCCTTCTACTGGCACTTCTCACCAAGTGGATCTATTTGGGCAAGACCTATTAGGTGACTTTATGGATGCTCCAACCCCAGCTTCCACAGAGAAGTCTACCACAAAAGCCGATCAGTCAGATGTTGATTTATTTGCTGATGCTACCTTTGTTTCTGCAACATCCCCTACGGAAGCGATTGCTAGTTCTGGTGGTCAG AAAAGTGTTGATCTATTTGCCTCCCAGCCTGCTCCTTCATCTGCGGTTTCTTCAACTGTTGATTTTTTTGCTGCACCAGATCCAGTCACAGTCACTCAATCTGATGCAAAGTCCACAAACCAGATGACCAGCAGTGCAGTTGACCCATTTGCTGCAGTTCCTCTGAACAATTTTGATGCTTCTGATCCTTTCGGTGCATTTGCCCAAAATCCTGCTAATGATAGCAGCCCTAGCAGCTTAAATGGTACTCCTTTAGATAAGCCTGGCAGTCAAAGCAACTTGAATGGATCTTCTGTCGATAGCAAGCCACCACCGAAGAAGGATGGATTTCAAGTTAAATCTGGAATATGGGCAGATTCTCTGAGTCGTGGTATAATTGATCTCAATATAGCTGCAC CCAAGAAGGTCAACCTAGCAGACGTTGGGATTGTTGGTTTAACTGATGGATCAGAAGAAAAGGAGAAGGGTCCTCCCCCTTCGTTCTACATGGGAAGAGCCATGGGTACGGGATCAGGCCTTGGTAAATCTGGTTTCCCTTCGGCATCATCTGAAGGAGACGATTTTTTCTCCAGCTTGAGCAGCCAACAATATCAATTTGGCGGGTTCAAAAAGTGA